In Providencia zhijiangensis, a single window of DNA contains:
- the luxS gene encoding S-ribosylhomocysteine lyase, translating into MPLLDSFTVDHTRMAAPAVRVAKTMTTPHGDTITVFDLRFTVPNKEAMTEKGTHTLEHLFAGFMRDHLNGNGVEIIDISPMGCRTGFYMSLIGQPDEQRVAKAWKAAMQDVLHVQDQNKIPELNVYQCGTYMMHSLEEAQQIARSVLAKDILVNKNDELALPEEKLAQLHV; encoded by the coding sequence ATGCCGTTATTAGACAGTTTTACTGTGGATCATACGCGTATGGCTGCTCCTGCTGTTCGTGTAGCGAAAACGATGACAACGCCTCATGGAGACACTATCACAGTATTCGATTTACGCTTTACAGTTCCAAATAAAGAAGCAATGACAGAAAAAGGAACGCATACCCTAGAGCACCTTTTTGCTGGCTTCATGCGAGATCACCTTAATGGTAACGGTGTTGAAATCATCGATATTTCGCCAATGGGATGCCGTACAGGCTTCTATATGAGCTTGATTGGTCAACCGGATGAGCAACGTGTTGCAAAAGCCTGGAAGGCCGCTATGCAGGATGTGCTGCATGTGCAAGACCAAAATAAGATCCCAGAGCTTAATGTGTACCAATGTGGTACTTACATGATGCACTCGCTTGAAGAAGCTCAACAAATTGCTCGAAGTGTGCTTGCGAAGGATATTCTCGTTAATAAAAACGATGAACTTGCATTGCCAGAAGAAAAGCTTGCCCAGCTTCATGTTTAG
- a CDS encoding CNNM domain-containing protein → MDEVSTGTLIIILIVLIFLSAYFSASETSMMTLNRYRLKHLAKQGNRSAIRVEKLLRHPDRLLGLVLIGNNLINIVASALATIIGIRLYGNMGVAIATGVLTFVILLFAEVMPKTIAALYPERIAFPSSFILTPLQKIMLPVVWAFNTISALFMRCCGIKVSNTRNDAVNKEELRTIVHESKNKLSRRNQDMLISILDLDKVTVGDIMLPRNEIVGIDINDDWKSIVRQLTHSPHGRIVLYRDSLDDLIGILRVREAYRLMVEKREFNKQNLIKAADSIYFIPNSTPLNVQLVNFQHKKEKFGIIVDEYGEIQGLITVEDILEEIVGDFTTSMSPSLAEEVMPQSDGSVLVDGTANIRDLNKAFDWNLPIDGPRTVNGMVLEVLGDIPQPEEQIVIGHYVIEVLVINDNIIKQVKITPLGFDSQVPEF, encoded by the coding sequence TTGGATGAAGTATCTACTGGTACTCTAATCATCATACTGATTGTTTTAATTTTTTTATCCGCTTATTTTTCAGCGTCAGAAACCAGTATGATGACGTTGAACCGTTATCGGTTAAAACATTTAGCGAAACAAGGTAATCGCTCCGCTATCCGCGTTGAAAAACTACTACGCCACCCCGACCGCTTACTGGGCTTAGTATTGATTGGTAACAATCTAATCAACATTGTTGCTTCTGCTCTCGCGACCATTATCGGGATCCGCTTATATGGCAATATGGGTGTCGCCATTGCAACTGGTGTGCTCACATTTGTTATTTTGTTATTTGCAGAAGTGATGCCAAAAACCATCGCGGCACTGTATCCAGAGCGTATTGCCTTCCCTAGTAGCTTTATTCTTACGCCACTGCAAAAAATCATGTTACCTGTCGTGTGGGCGTTTAATACTATTTCCGCCCTTTTTATGCGCTGCTGTGGAATAAAAGTCTCAAACACTCGTAATGATGCGGTCAACAAAGAAGAGTTACGCACTATTGTTCATGAGTCCAAAAACAAGCTCAGCCGCCGCAATCAAGACATGCTGATTTCAATTCTTGATTTAGACAAAGTGACCGTTGGCGATATTATGCTGCCACGTAATGAAATTGTCGGTATCGATATTAATGATGATTGGAAATCGATTGTTAGGCAGCTCACGCACTCCCCTCATGGGCGCATTGTTCTGTATCGTGACTCTCTTGATGATTTGATTGGTATTTTGCGAGTGCGAGAAGCTTATCGATTGATGGTAGAAAAGCGCGAATTCAACAAGCAGAATTTGATCAAAGCCGCCGATAGTATCTATTTCATTCCCAATAGCACACCTCTCAACGTTCAGTTGGTTAATTTCCAGCATAAAAAAGAGAAGTTTGGCATTATCGTTGATGAATATGGCGAGATCCAAGGTTTGATCACCGTAGAAGATATTTTGGAAGAAATTGTCGGTGATTTCACAACATCAATGTCGCCTTCTCTAGCTGAAGAAGTCATGCCTCAGAGCGACGGCAGCGTCCTTGTGGATGGAACAGCAAACATTCGTGACCTAAATAAAGCATTTGATTGGAACCTCCCTATTGATGGCCCTAGAACCGTTAATGGGATGGTTTTAGAGGTATTAGGTGATATTCCACAGCCTGAAGAACAAATTGTTATTGGCCACTATGTTATCGAAGTTTTAGTAATCAACGATAATATTATCAAGCAGGTAAAAATCACCCCACTCGGTTTTGACTCACAAGTCCCTGAATTTTAA
- a CDS encoding cytochrome C assembly family protein, whose protein sequence is MPVFAVIAVCTYMVSLLLIVPGQVRKQALYRRLAILLAIVAMVTHAITLKLQIFSEASGQNLTLLNLGSSVSLLMCLIMTVVSYLGRAWYLTPIVYSFAIINLILSTIMPGEFITHLEASTPLFVHIGLALLSYATLLIAALYAFQVAIIDYQLKNKILKFSPDMPPMMVIERKMFHVTQVGVILLTLTLCTGFIYMDNIFDKENIHKSVLSVIAWFVYVILLWGHFHGGWRGKRVLFFHVGGSLILTLAFFGNRLIQQLTMV, encoded by the coding sequence ATGCCCGTATTTGCAGTCATAGCAGTTTGTACATACATGGTCAGTCTGCTGCTGATCGTTCCCGGACAAGTGCGCAAGCAAGCTCTTTATCGTCGATTGGCTATTTTATTAGCTATCGTGGCGATGGTTACTCACGCAATCACGTTGAAATTACAAATTTTTAGTGAAGCCAGCGGGCAAAATCTCACCCTCTTAAATTTAGGTTCCTCTGTCAGTCTCTTAATGTGTTTGATTATGACGGTGGTTTCCTATTTAGGGCGTGCGTGGTACTTAACCCCTATTGTGTATAGTTTCGCGATTATTAACCTGATTTTATCTACGATTATGCCTGGTGAGTTTATTACTCATTTAGAGGCAAGCACCCCATTATTTGTCCATATTGGCTTAGCTTTATTAAGCTATGCTACGTTGCTTATCGCGGCGTTATATGCGTTTCAAGTTGCCATTATTGACTACCAGCTTAAAAACAAAATTCTGAAATTTAGCCCTGATATGCCGCCAATGATGGTCATTGAACGCAAAATGTTTCACGTCACTCAGGTGGGCGTCATTCTCTTAACCTTAACGCTATGCACGGGCTTTATTTATATGGATAACATCTTTGATAAAGAGAATATCCACAAATCCGTACTCTCTGTTATTGCTTGGTTTGTTTACGTTATTTTGCTGTGGGGGCATTTTCATGGTGGATGGCGAGGCAAACGCGTCCTCTTTTTCCATGTGGGCGGTTCACTTATCCTTACCTTAGCGTTTTTTGGTAATCGATTAATTCAGCAATTAACCATGGTGTAG
- the ffh gene encoding signal recognition particle protein gives MFDNLTDRLSRTLRNISGRGRLTDDNIKDTLREVRMALLEADVALPVVREFIQKVKESAVGQDVNKSLTPGQEFIKIVQNELTRAMGEENHQLNLSAQPPAVVLMAGLQGAGKTTSVAKLGKLLKEKQKKKVLVVSADVYRPAAIKQLETLAQAVGVDFFPSEVQEKPAVIVQKALKHAQLQFYDVLLVDTAGRLHVDEAMMEEIQEVHRIINPVETLFVVDAMTGQDAANTAKAFNEALPLTGVVLTKVDGDARGGAALSIRSITGKPIKFLGVGEKTDALEPFHPERVASRILGMGDVLSLIEEIEHKVDRDEAEKLAKKLKTGDTFDFNDFLNQLKQMRNMGGMTSMLSKMPGMSQLPDAVKSQMDDKITIRMEAMIQSMTRKEREKPEIIKGSRKRRIAAGSGTTVQEVNKLLKQFDDMQRMMKKMKKGGLAKMMRGMKGMMPPGFPGR, from the coding sequence ATGTTTGATAATTTAACTGACAGACTATCGCGCACTTTGCGCAATATCAGTGGGCGTGGACGTCTGACTGATGACAATATTAAAGATACATTACGCGAAGTTCGCATGGCGTTACTGGAAGCCGACGTTGCTTTGCCAGTCGTCCGTGAATTTATTCAAAAAGTCAAAGAAAGTGCTGTTGGTCAAGACGTTAATAAAAGCCTAACACCGGGTCAAGAGTTCATTAAAATTGTTCAAAATGAACTGACCCGCGCAATGGGTGAAGAAAATCACCAACTGAATTTATCTGCTCAGCCTCCGGCTGTTGTGTTGATGGCAGGTTTGCAAGGTGCGGGTAAAACAACCAGCGTTGCAAAACTGGGTAAACTGTTAAAAGAAAAGCAAAAGAAAAAAGTTTTAGTAGTTTCTGCCGACGTTTATCGCCCTGCTGCGATCAAACAGTTAGAAACTTTAGCACAAGCGGTTGGCGTTGATTTCTTCCCATCTGAAGTCCAAGAAAAGCCAGCGGTAATTGTTCAAAAAGCCTTAAAACACGCACAATTACAATTCTACGATGTGCTGTTAGTGGATACCGCCGGTCGCTTACACGTTGATGAAGCGATGATGGAAGAGATCCAAGAAGTCCATCGTATAATCAATCCAGTTGAAACCTTGTTTGTGGTTGATGCCATGACAGGGCAAGATGCAGCTAACACAGCGAAAGCTTTTAACGAAGCATTGCCATTAACCGGGGTTGTTTTAACCAAAGTTGACGGTGACGCGCGTGGCGGTGCTGCATTATCTATCCGCTCCATTACTGGTAAGCCAATTAAATTCTTAGGGGTTGGTGAAAAAACTGATGCCCTTGAGCCTTTCCACCCTGAACGCGTGGCTTCACGTATTTTAGGCATGGGGGATGTGTTATCTCTGATTGAAGAGATTGAACACAAAGTTGACCGTGATGAAGCTGAAAAATTAGCGAAGAAGTTGAAAACTGGGGATACCTTTGATTTTAATGACTTCTTAAACCAGCTAAAACAGATGCGTAATATGGGCGGAATGACCAGCATGCTGAGTAAGATGCCGGGCATGTCCCAGTTACCAGACGCGGTTAAATCCCAAATGGATGACAAAATTACCATCCGTATGGAAGCGATGATCCAATCCATGACGCGTAAAGAACGCGAAAAACCAGAGATTATTAAAGGATCTCGCAAACGCCGTATTGCTGCGGGTTCTGGAACCACAGTACAAGAGGTTAATAAACTCTTAAAACAGTTTGATGATATGCAGCGCATGATGAAAAAGATGAAGAAAGGCGGCCTCGCCAAGATGATGCGCGGTATGAAGGGTATGATGCCTCCGGGTTTCCCGGGGCGTTAA
- the rpsP gene encoding 30S ribosomal protein S16, translating to MVTIRLSRGGAKKRPFYQIVVTDSRNARDGRFIERIGFFNPIAAGQAEELRLDLDRIEHWVGLGATVSDRVAQLVKQAKKVA from the coding sequence ATGGTAACAATTCGTTTATCTCGTGGCGGCGCTAAAAAACGTCCGTTCTACCAAATCGTTGTAACCGATAGCCGCAATGCGCGTGACGGTCGTTTCATTGAGCGTATCGGTTTCTTCAACCCGATCGCTGCAGGTCAAGCAGAAGAACTGCGTTTAGACCTGGACCGTATTGAGCATTGGGTTGGCTTAGGCGCAACTGTTTCTGACCGTGTTGCACAACTGGTCAAACAAGCTAAAAAAGTAGCTTAA
- the rimM gene encoding ribosome maturation factor RimM (Essential for efficient processing of 16S rRNA) encodes MSKQTKLLPPANPIVLGKLGAAYGIRGWLKVFSSTEHAESIFDYQPWFIQRSGQWQHIEIEDWKHHNKDIIVKLKGVEDRDAAALLTNFEIAVDSTQLPDLDNDEYYWKDLMGCHVVTSEGYDLGTVIDMMETGSNDVLVIKANLKDAFGIKERLVPFLDGQVIKKVDLSTKIIEVEWDPGF; translated from the coding sequence ATGAGCAAGCAAACTAAACTACTGCCTCCTGCAAACCCAATTGTATTGGGCAAATTAGGCGCGGCATACGGTATTCGTGGTTGGCTCAAAGTTTTTTCCTCCACCGAACATGCTGAAAGTATTTTTGATTATCAACCTTGGTTTATCCAACGCTCTGGTCAATGGCAACATATTGAAATAGAAGATTGGAAACATCATAACAAAGATATCATCGTCAAGCTCAAAGGGGTCGAAGACCGCGATGCAGCTGCTCTATTGACCAATTTTGAAATTGCGGTTGATTCAACCCAACTTCCTGATTTGGACAACGATGAATACTACTGGAAAGACCTTATGGGCTGCCATGTAGTGACGTCTGAGGGTTACGACCTTGGTACTGTGATTGATATGATGGAAACGGGATCGAATGACGTTCTCGTGATCAAGGCAAATTTAAAAGATGCATTTGGCATCAAGGAGCGGTTGGTTCCGTTTCTTGATGGGCAGGTTATCAAGAAAGTCGATCTCTCCACCAAAATTATTGAAGTGGAGTGGGATCCTGGTTTTTAA
- the trmD gene encoding tRNA (guanosine(37)-N1)-methyltransferase TrmD, which yields MWIGVISLFPEMFRAITEYGVTGRAVKNSLLTVECWNPRDFTHDRHKTVDDRPYGGGPGMLMMVQPLKDAIHAAKAEAGDGAKVIYLSPQGRKLGQDGVCELATNEKIILVCGRYEGIDERIIQTEIDEEWSIGDYVLSGGELPAMVLIDSVSRFIPGVLGHQASAQEDSFADGLLDCPHYTRPEVLDGMQVPDILLSGNHAKIDSWRMKQSLGRTWLRRPELLESLALTDEQRMLLAEFQREYQAEQPVNPDN from the coding sequence ATGTGGATTGGGGTAATTAGCCTGTTTCCCGAAATGTTCCGCGCAATAACCGAGTACGGGGTAACTGGTCGGGCAGTGAAAAATAGCCTGCTAACGGTTGAGTGTTGGAATCCGAGAGATTTTACTCACGATAGACACAAAACCGTTGATGATCGCCCCTATGGTGGTGGTCCAGGCATGCTGATGATGGTGCAACCGTTAAAAGATGCAATCCACGCAGCAAAAGCTGAGGCCGGTGATGGTGCAAAAGTGATTTATCTTTCACCTCAAGGTCGCAAACTCGGTCAAGACGGAGTTTGTGAACTGGCAACAAACGAGAAGATAATTCTTGTTTGTGGTCGTTATGAAGGTATTGATGAGCGGATCATTCAAACCGAAATTGATGAAGAATGGTCAATCGGTGATTACGTTCTCAGTGGTGGGGAGCTCCCTGCTATGGTGTTGATAGACTCAGTCTCTCGGTTTATTCCTGGAGTACTAGGTCATCAAGCTTCAGCTCAAGAAGATTCTTTTGCGGATGGCTTGTTAGATTGTCCTCACTATACTCGACCAGAGGTGTTAGACGGCATGCAAGTTCCTGACATACTACTTTCAGGAAACCATGCCAAGATCGATAGCTGGCGCATGAAGCAGTCACTCGGTCGTACCTGGCTTAGAAGACCTGAGCTTCTAGAAAGCCTAGCTCTGACTGACGAGCAGAGGATGTTGCTAGCTGAATTCCAACGGGAATATCAGGCTGAGCAACCAGTGAATCCAGACAATTAA
- the rplS gene encoding 50S ribosomal protein L19: MSNIIKQLEQEQMKQDVPSFRPGDTVEVKVWVVEGSKKRLQAFEGVVIAIRSRGLHSAFTVRKISNGEGVERVFQTHSPVVDSIAVKRRGAVRRAKLYYLRERSGKAARIKERLNAK, from the coding sequence ATGAGCAACATTATTAAACAACTTGAACAAGAGCAGATGAAGCAGGACGTACCTTCATTCCGTCCGGGTGACACCGTGGAAGTTAAGGTATGGGTCGTAGAAGGCTCTAAAAAACGTCTGCAGGCATTTGAGGGCGTGGTTATCGCTATCCGTAGCCGCGGTCTGCATTCTGCATTCACTGTTCGTAAAATTTCTAACGGCGAAGGTGTTGAGCGTGTATTCCAAACTCACTCTCCAGTCGTAGATAGCATTGCTGTTAAACGCCGTGGTGCTGTTCGCAGAGCTAAACTGTACTACCTGCGTGAGCGTTCTGGTAAGGCAGCTCGTATCAAAGAGCGTCTGAACGCCAAGTAA